In one Rhopalosiphum padi isolate XX-2018 chromosome 3, ASM2088224v1, whole genome shotgun sequence genomic region, the following are encoded:
- the LOC132926323 gene encoding arginine/serine-rich protein PNISR-like: MWSDPSSTNMAYGNQWMNPALYKNMNNEQVDWASLAQQWIKMKETPPPMLHGQQDRIPTSEHTLPSQHVEPQNLSNAAAGTNITLNDHTIASPAARNKIEKPSAWNTWTWQQQQQWNWNWASSSTSVPNKTPIMESINPLRPPFIMPPILSEPPPPYPMMTPNKSYPPNNYWVGPNTRVPPPTEPDQWNKLNVITNVDDRTQDPSFIDAAKRKQLPAWIREGLEKMEREKRRKIEQEQSFSESDYSSFTNENITQELPNSPLNLDHETQMIDDDVEPASIDYVNDNEPRKTESVKNDLSPLNPRKTKAQIWEDTMLSLRKILTKLLMDVTNDMMLNIVKDVLKSTLQTDNQVNRNQTSLAGNLGLGVYGSESGSSDESDEEQHISGHKQLKQDSDEAIQERILKRQREFSYIEARILIELDQLEDREKLVRSKFDNSIKLGEEINDNSSQVVENIQKKGCTEDEGPSQKMVKEHDKIKKELSNDLNIKNGQKKKKSKSKRSSSSSLSSSSSVSKKSDNTDYKYKNKTSDKSKSKSSIKTNADSVKRKRRSRSRNRSRSHSMSKSSRLHSRYRSRSRSRNYDRRSPHNYKSRRSRSPPSHNSRKHKSKRNSSSSSNESRSKKHRYRR; encoded by the exons ATGTGGTCGGATCCATCATCAACAAACATGGCTTATGGGAACCAATGGATGAACCCTGCTTTATATAAGAATATGAACAACGAAcaag TGGATTGGGCAAGTTTAGCTCAACAATGGATCAAAATGAAAGAAACTCCACCTCCGATGCTACATGGCCAACAAGATAGAATTCCGACTTCTGAACACACTTTACCCAGTCAACATGTAGAACCTCAGAATCTTTCAAATGCAGCAGCAGGAACGAATATAACTCTTAATGATCATACTATTGCCAGTCCTGCTGCAC gaaataaaattgaaaaacctaGTGCTTGGAATACATGGACTtggcaacaacaacaacaatggAATTGGAATTGGGCATCTTCTTCGACATCTGTACCTAATAAAACACCTATTATGGAGTCAATTAATCCACTTAGACCCCCTTTTATTATGCCTCCTATATTATCTGAACCACCTCCACCTTACCCAATGATGACACCAAATAAATCATATCCACCCAAT aactATTGGGTAGGGCCCAATACTAGAGTGCCGCCGCCTACTGAACCAGATCAATGGAATAAACTTAATGTGATTACTAATGTAGATGATAGAACTCAAGATCCATCGTTTATTG ATGCTGCTAAACGAAAGCAATTACCTGCTTGGATTCGAGAGGGACTAGAAAAAATGGAAAGAGAAAAACGAAGAAAAATTGAACAAGAACAATCCTTTAGTGAATCTGATTATTCTAGttttacaaatgaaaatattactcAGGAATTGCCAAAT tcacCTTTGAATTTAGACCATGAAACTCAAATGATTGATGACGATGTTGAACCAGCGTCTATTGATTATGTCAATGATAATGAACCTAGAAAAACTGAGTCTGTGAAGAATGACCTTTCTCCTCTCAACCCACGTAAGACTAAAGCTCAAATCTGGGAAGATACG ATGTTAAGTCTACGAAAAAttctaacaaaattattaatggaTGTTACTAATGATATGATGTTAAATATAGTCAAAGATGTGCTGAAATCTACTTTACAAAcag ATAATCAAGTGAATCGAAATCAAACATCATTAGCTGGTAATCTGG GACTTGGAGTTTATGGTTCAGAATCTGGGTCATCTGATGAAAGTGATGAAGAACAGCACATTTCAGGtcataaacaattaaaacaggATTCTGATGAAGCTAttcaa GAAAGAATATTAAAACGCCAACGTGAGTTCAGTTATATTGAAGCAAGAATCCTTATAGAATTAGATCAGCTAGAAGACCGGGAAAAACTTGTGAGATCCAAATTTGATAATAGTATCAAACTCGGTGAAGAGATTAATGATAATAGTAGTCAGGTAGTGGAAAACATTcagaaaaaag GATGTACTGAGGATGAAGGACCTAGCCAAAAGATGGTCAAGGaacatgataaaattaaaaaagaattatcaaatgatttgaatattaaaaatggacaaaaaaaaaagaaatctaaATCAAAAAGATCATCAAGTTCTAGTTTATCGAGCAGTAGTAGTGTTAGTAAGAAGAGTGATAATACTgactataaatacaaaaataagacAAGTGATAAAAGTAAATCAAAATCTTCGATTAAAACTAATGCAGATAGTGTAAAGAGAAAACGAAGATCGCGTTCTAGAAATAGAAGTAGATCACATTCAATGTCAAAGAGTAGTAGGTTGCATTCAAGATATAGGAGTAGGTCACGTTCAAGAAATTATGATAGAAGATCTCcgcataattataaatcaagaaGAAGTCGATCGCCACCATCACATAATTCCAGAAAGCACAAAAGCAAACGAAATAGTTCTTCTAGTTCAAATGAATCAAGAAGTAAAAAACACCGTTACAGACGATAA